The Paenibacillus sp. RUD330 genome has a segment encoding these proteins:
- a CDS encoding RNA polymerase sigma factor, with protein MEYYKLVYAPIIYMVKDHATAEDIIQISFLKVIKKRPAAENEAKLKAWIHVVVKNTVYDFFKKSKKNRNEMDSDHVYINESPVYATEAGDIESQIELKLMIEALEKYLEDIKPEYKSLIELRWKRDLSYKEIALRLDTTEEAVKYKLFRVREAMRKRFLKEWGAEK; from the coding sequence ATGGAATATTATAAACTTGTTTATGCTCCTATCATCTACATGGTCAAGGATCATGCGACGGCGGAGGACATCATCCAGATTTCCTTCCTCAAGGTGATCAAGAAAAGGCCGGCGGCGGAAAACGAAGCCAAGCTGAAGGCGTGGATTCATGTTGTCGTAAAAAATACGGTTTATGATTTTTTCAAAAAATCGAAAAAAAACCGCAACGAAATGGATTCGGATCATGTTTACATTAACGAAAGCCCCGTTTACGCGACGGAAGCAGGCGACATCGAAAGCCAAATCGAGCTCAAGCTTATGATAGAGGCTCTGGAGAAGTATCTCGAGGACATCAAGCCCGAATACAAATCCTTGATCGAGCTTCGCTGGAAGCGGGACCTCAGCTACAAGGAAATCGCCCTCAGGCTGGACACGACGGAAGAAGCGGTGAAATACAAGCTTTTCCGGGTGAGGGAAGCGATGAGGAAGAGATTTTTGAAGGAATGGGGGGCGGAAAAATGA
- a CDS encoding DUF4367 domain-containing protein produces MKSDEEFDLMFDRAIAEASGKHEFVPDPEISWMKVKKQLGRRAKRRSRMKVLPYIAASFLVGAVLLGGPVKSQAFPFFHAVKSIQDDVVKLIFGSGGDNAVEPKTAPPPEHSGPEGSVDESGGTTEQQSFHSLADAKAHADMELPAMNYVPDGYELKEAIILSSKKGKSDSATITYSSSEGKIFTVTVRNVRAGELVTTGGGLDGIREIKIGGSNAYLFHSEKDGISSLEYMKSNLFILIYGVLSPEDITSIAEQAY; encoded by the coding sequence ATGAAAAGCGACGAAGAATTCGACCTGATGTTCGATCGGGCGATAGCCGAGGCCTCCGGCAAGCATGAATTCGTGCCCGATCCGGAGATATCCTGGATGAAGGTCAAGAAGCAGCTCGGACGCAGGGCAAAGAGGCGTTCCCGGATGAAGGTGCTTCCTTACATCGCAGCATCGTTTCTGGTTGGGGCGGTCCTGCTTGGCGGCCCCGTCAAATCGCAGGCTTTCCCTTTTTTCCATGCGGTCAAGTCCATCCAGGACGACGTCGTGAAGCTGATCTTCGGATCCGGCGGCGACAATGCGGTCGAACCGAAAACGGCGCCCCCTCCGGAGCATTCAGGGCCGGAGGGCAGCGTCGATGAGTCGGGCGGAACAACCGAGCAGCAAAGCTTCCACAGCCTGGCGGATGCGAAAGCGCATGCGGATATGGAGCTCCCCGCAATGAATTATGTCCCTGACGGATACGAGCTGAAAGAAGCCATCATCCTAAGCAGCAAAAAAGGCAAGTCGGACAGCGCGACAATTACCTATAGCAGCAGCGAGGGCAAAATATTTACGGTCACGGTGCGAAACGTCAGGGCCGGTGAATTGGTTACGACAGGCGGGGGGCTTGACGGCATTCGGGAAATTAAAATCGGCGGCAGCAATGCTTATCTTTTTCATTCTGAAAAAGATGGTATTTCAAGCCTGGAATACATGAAAAGCAACTTGTTCATCTTGATATACGGAGTGCTTTCTCCGGAGGATATTACGAGCATTGCCGAGCAGGCCTACTGA
- a CDS encoding sulfatase, with product MRVLLLDLDSLRPDHLGCYGYPRNTSPSIDRIAEEGMRFNRYYTSDAPCFPSRTALMTGRFGIHNGVVGHGGTAGDVRHDGEGRGMRSRLDKESFPSLFRRAGMRTALISPFGERHSAWTFYAGFNEMYNTGGGGMESAEAVTPVVLDWLERNGSQDDWMLYVNYWDPHTPYRAPAELGDPFAGDPLPHWITDEVFARHREKVGPHGAREINMFDNAVDPSYPRHPGELEDREDLRRMIDGYDCGVRHMDIHIGHILQSLENKGLLEDTVIIVTADHGENLGELGLYGEHGTADQFTCRIPMIIRWPGVIMPGVDDGLHYHLDLPPTMAEMMGLDPAPGWDGRSYAATLLHGADTGREELIVSQCAHVCQRSVRFGDWLYIRTYHDGFHLFDKEMLFDLSSDPYEQNNLAAERPDLCREAVHRLSGWHDEMMASMESDTDPLWTVIREGGPYHAKGRLNEYAERLIETGREEGLRELVRRHPGERVVLDQLLRPAASAKSWKLLDRETHGL from the coding sequence ATGAGAGTTTTGCTGCTCGACCTGGATTCGCTGAGACCCGACCATTTGGGCTGCTACGGCTATCCGAGGAATACATCGCCTAGCATCGACCGGATCGCGGAAGAGGGCATGCGGTTCAACCGGTATTACACTTCGGATGCGCCTTGCTTCCCGTCCCGGACTGCGCTTATGACCGGCCGCTTCGGCATCCACAATGGCGTCGTCGGACATGGGGGGACGGCCGGCGACGTGCGCCATGACGGCGAGGGCAGAGGCATGCGGAGCCGGCTGGACAAGGAAAGCTTCCCTTCCCTGTTCCGGCGGGCCGGCATGAGGACGGCGCTGATCAGTCCTTTCGGCGAGCGGCACAGCGCCTGGACCTTCTATGCGGGCTTCAACGAAATGTACAATACCGGCGGCGGAGGCATGGAATCCGCGGAAGCGGTCACGCCGGTCGTCCTCGACTGGCTGGAGCGAAACGGCTCACAGGACGATTGGATGCTGTATGTGAACTATTGGGATCCCCATACGCCTTACCGGGCTCCAGCGGAGCTGGGCGATCCGTTCGCCGGGGATCCGCTTCCCCATTGGATAACGGACGAAGTGTTCGCCCGCCACAGGGAGAAGGTAGGGCCGCATGGAGCGAGGGAGATCAACATGTTCGACAATGCCGTCGACCCCTCCTACCCGAGACATCCGGGCGAGCTGGAGGACAGGGAGGATCTCCGCCGGATGATCGACGGGTACGACTGCGGAGTACGTCATATGGACATCCATATCGGCCACATCCTGCAGAGCCTGGAGAACAAGGGGCTGCTGGAGGATACAGTCATCATCGTCACCGCCGACCACGGGGAGAATCTTGGCGAGCTCGGCCTGTACGGCGAGCATGGGACGGCGGACCAATTCACCTGCCGGATTCCCATGATCATCCGCTGGCCGGGAGTAATCATGCCCGGCGTCGATGACGGGCTTCACTATCATCTGGATCTGCCGCCGACGATGGCGGAGATGATGGGGCTCGATCCCGCCCCCGGCTGGGACGGCAGAAGCTACGCGGCCACCCTGCTGCACGGAGCCGATACCGGCCGGGAAGAGCTGATCGTATCCCAATGCGCCCATGTATGCCAGCGGAGCGTCCGCTTCGGCGACTGGCTGTACATTCGCACTTACCATGACGGCTTCCATCTGTTCGACAAGGAAATGCTTTTCGACTTGAGCTCCGATCCCTACGAACAGAACAATCTCGCCGCCGAGCGGCCCGATCTGTGCCGGGAGGCCGTGCATCGCCTCAGCGGGTGGCATGACGAGATGATGGCGTCGATGGAGTCGGACACCGACCCGCTGTGGACCGTCATTCGGGAAGGCGGGCCTTATCATGCCAAAGGGCGGCTGAACGAGTATGCCGAGCGGCTGATCGAGACCGGCCGCGAGGAAGGCTTGCGCGAGCTCGTCCGCAGGCATCCGGGGGAACGGGTTGTGCTGGATCAGCTCCTTCGCCCAGCCGCTTCGGCCAAGAGCTGGAAGCTCCTTGATCGGGAAACGCATGGCCTGTGA
- a CDS encoding NAD(P)-dependent oxidoreductase, producing MRIGIIGASGKAGSLIAQEAANRGHQVTAIVRDASKVKNLSLQMLEKEVFDLQPEDLRPFDVVVNAFGAAPGQEHLHVEAGNKLIELLKGSDTRLIVVGGAGSLFVDEAHATRLMDTPEFPQEYYATASNQGKNLTDLQQSEGVDWTFISPAAFFHAEGKRTGSYRKGGDRLTVNAKGDSYISYADYAIALVDEIESPAHRGERFSLVGEAE from the coding sequence ATGAGAATCGGTATTATCGGAGCCAGCGGCAAGGCAGGCAGCCTCATCGCCCAAGAAGCAGCCAACAGGGGACATCAGGTGACCGCAATCGTGCGGGACGCATCCAAAGTCAAAAACCTATCGCTCCAGATGCTGGAAAAGGAAGTGTTTGACCTGCAGCCGGAAGACCTCCGCCCGTTCGATGTCGTCGTCAATGCCTTCGGCGCCGCTCCAGGCCAGGAGCATCTCCACGTGGAAGCAGGCAACAAGCTGATCGAGCTGCTGAAAGGGAGCGATACCCGGCTGATCGTCGTCGGCGGCGCAGGCAGCCTGTTCGTCGATGAAGCCCATGCGACCCGCCTGATGGATACGCCGGAGTTCCCCCAGGAATATTACGCGACTGCCTCCAATCAAGGAAAGAATCTGACCGATCTGCAGCAGTCGGAGGGTGTGGACTGGACGTTCATCAGCCCGGCCGCCTTCTTCCATGCGGAGGGCAAACGCACGGGCTCCTATCGGAAAGGCGGCGACCGCCTGACGGTCAACGCCAAAGGAGACAGCTACATCAGCTATGCGGATTACGCAATCGCGCTCGTAGATGAAATCGAGAGTCCCGCCCATCGCGGCGAGCGCTTCTCGCTCGTCGGCGAAGCGGAGTAA
- a CDS encoding DUF1871 family protein has protein sequence MFELIRDVVNEWDPFNLLRSYCCPPDEYKHEIRAIVCHIHDNITAEELSFRISAIFSNHFGENEKCKGTLRVAQKIIEALRQQDLLSRRRPGSMPYNPLSSQ, from the coding sequence ATGTTTGAACTGATTAGAGACGTCGTGAACGAGTGGGATCCCTTTAATCTGTTGCGATCATATTGCTGTCCTCCCGACGAATACAAGCACGAGATAAGAGCCATCGTATGCCATATTCACGACAACATCACCGCCGAAGAGCTTTCCTTCCGCATCAGCGCCATCTTCAGCAACCACTTTGGAGAGAACGAAAAATGCAAGGGCACTCTGCGCGTCGCCCAAAAAATAATTGAAGCATTAAGGCAACAAGACTTGCTGTCTCGACGGCGTCCCGGCTCCATGCCTTACAATCCCCTGTCCTCTCAGTAG
- a CDS encoding dienelactone hydrolase family protein has translation MDGKTVVVVLHEIYGVNRHIKETAAALEAQGYDTLMPDLLGGRTFSYAEAEEAYRHYHSTVGAEGARDRLLPLLRRLRERSGRVLLVGFSVGASAAWLCAAVEGAADGAVCYYGSRIREHAGLEPRCPVLLLWAEQEPGFDVQELSASMAGMEQVTSRIFNAQHGFADSGSLRYDGASAFEADREARSFLKQAPVFPED, from the coding sequence GTGGACGGTAAAACCGTTGTCGTCGTCCTTCACGAAATTTACGGAGTAAACCGCCACATCAAGGAGACGGCCGCTGCGCTGGAGGCCCAAGGGTACGACACGCTGATGCCCGATCTTCTGGGCGGACGGACATTTTCATATGCGGAAGCCGAGGAAGCCTACCGCCACTACCATTCCACGGTCGGTGCCGAGGGCGCGCGTGATCGGCTTCTTCCCTTGCTGCGCAGGTTGAGGGAGCGGAGCGGCCGCGTCCTGCTCGTCGGCTTCAGCGTCGGCGCTTCCGCCGCCTGGCTGTGCGCCGCTGTCGAAGGAGCGGCTGACGGAGCGGTCTGCTACTACGGTTCCCGGATCCGCGAGCACGCCGGCTTGGAGCCCCGTTGTCCGGTGCTCCTCTTATGGGCGGAGCAGGAGCCTGGCTTCGACGTCCAGGAGCTCAGCGCGTCGATGGCGGGCATGGAGCAGGTGACCAGCCGCATCTTCAATGCGCAGCATGGGTTCGCGGATTCCGGCTCGCTCCGGTACGACGGCGCCTCGGCATTTGAGGCGGACCGGGAAGCGAGGTCGTTTCTGAAGCAGGCGCCTGTTTTTCCGGAGGATTGA
- a CDS encoding formylglycine-generating enzyme family protein — translation MDGQASVPDAAEGLSADACRNFAEPTEARDEAAEVRRQLVPLPGGSFRMGNDARDGFPADGEGPARSVALDPFRIAPYAVTNAQFEAFVRETGYVTEAEAFGWSFVFQLLVSEQTGSRVSRVPAGVPWWLVVEGASWRAPEGPDSAIRDRGDHPVVHVSWNDAQAFCSWSGTRLPSEAEWEYAARGGLEGRTYPWGDLLKPDGEHRCNIWQGKFPVKNNASDGYVGTAPVHAYLPNGYGLYNMAGNVWEWCGDWFTPDYHRQTKEANPFYAEDSGKKSMRGGSYLCHRSYCNRYRAAARSSNTPDSSMGNAGFRVAADF, via the coding sequence ATGGACGGACAGGCTTCCGTACCGGACGCTGCGGAAGGCCTTTCAGCCGACGCCTGCCGAAATTTTGCGGAGCCAACTGAAGCCCGCGACGAAGCCGCCGAGGTGCGCCGGCAGCTTGTGCCTCTTCCTGGCGGCAGCTTCCGGATGGGGAACGATGCGAGGGACGGATTTCCTGCCGACGGAGAGGGTCCGGCGCGGAGCGTGGCGCTCGATCCTTTTCGAATCGCGCCTTATGCGGTCACCAATGCCCAGTTCGAAGCCTTTGTCCGCGAGACCGGATATGTCACGGAGGCGGAGGCGTTCGGCTGGTCGTTCGTGTTCCAGCTGCTCGTATCCGAACAGACCGGAAGCCGGGTCAGCCGTGTTCCGGCCGGCGTTCCCTGGTGGCTGGTCGTGGAGGGAGCCAGCTGGCGGGCGCCGGAGGGGCCGGATTCGGCGATCCGGGATCGCGGCGACCATCCTGTCGTGCATGTATCCTGGAATGACGCGCAGGCGTTCTGTTCGTGGTCCGGCACGAGGCTTCCCAGCGAGGCGGAGTGGGAATACGCCGCCCGCGGCGGTCTTGAAGGCAGAACTTATCCATGGGGAGATCTGCTGAAGCCGGATGGAGAACATCGCTGCAACATCTGGCAAGGGAAATTCCCTGTCAAAAACAATGCCAGCGACGGTTATGTCGGAACCGCTCCCGTCCATGCCTACCTTCCCAACGGATACGGCTTGTACAATATGGCCGGAAATGTGTGGGAATGGTGCGGGGATTGGTTCACCCCCGATTACCATCGCCAGACGAAGGAGGCCAATCCCTTCTATGCGGAGGATAGCGGCAAAAAATCCATGCGGGGCGGCTCCTACCTATGCCACCGCTCCTACTGCAACCGGTACCGCGCAGCGGCCCGCAGCTCCAATACGCCGGACAGCTCCATGGGCAATGCCGGCTTCCGGGTGGCGGCGGATTTCTGA